GTCAGCCGCGCCGACTACACCTACGGCTACAAGGAGGCGCTGGCCGACAGCGTCGTCCGGCCGGTCGTCTTCGCCGCCTACACCGGGACGTCGCGCTGGCGGAACTCCGCCGGTGAGGTGGTGGCCGCGTCACTGTCGGACGCCGGCACCAAGTCCGTCGAGATGCAGGCCTGGCGAACCGCACTGGACCCCAAGGGCCAGTGGGTGCCGCACGTGATCGCCGCGATGGACGACCGGATCACCCACCTGCGCGAAGACGGCGGCATGCCCGACGCCGCCGGGCTGATCCTCGCCAGCGACCAGGACGACGCCCGCGCCTACGCCAAGATCGTCCGCCGGGTGACCGGCAAGGCGGCCGAGCTGATCCTCTCCGACGACCCGAAGGCCTCGAAGAAGATCGAGCGCTTCGCCACCGGGTCGGCCCGGATCGCCGTCTGCGTGCGGATGATCTCCGAGGGCGTCGACGTCCCGCGGGCCGCCGTCCTGGCCTGGATGACCTCCTACCGGACGCCGCTGTTCTTCGCCCAGGCCGTCGGCCGCGTCGTCCGCTCCCGCGCTGTCCACGAGTCGGCGACGGTGTTCCTGCCCGCGGTGCGGCCGCTGCTGTCGCTGGCCGCCTCCATGGAGGAGGAACGCAACCACGTCATGCCCCCACCGAAGACGGTGCAGGGCGACGAACTGGACCTCGAGCCGCTCCCGCCCAAGGAGAAGGACGAGGAGGGGCTGAAGCAGTGGGAGGCCCTGGAGGCCGACGCCCGCTTCGCCCACATCCTCCACAGCGGGACCGCGCACACCGGTGAGGGCTCGGGTCCGACGGTGGTCGTCGACGCCGAGGACGAGGAGTTCCTCGGGATCCCCGGCCTGCTGACGCCTGCACAGACCGCCGAGCTGCTGTCCAAGCGGGACGACGAGCTGCGCCTGCGTATCGCCGCGAGCCACCGCACCGACGGGGACGACGTCATGCTCGTCGAGGACCACCCGGATGAGGACGACGCCGGCCGCTCGTGGCGCGACGCCGCCGAGCTGCGGCGGGAGATCAACCGCCTCGTCAACCGGGTGGCGGCGAGGACGTCCCAGCCGCAGGCGGTGGTGCACACCCAGCTGCGGCAGTCGGTGCCCGGCCCGCCGTCGGCGTCCGCCTCGGTCGACGTCCTCCGCGCCCGCCGGGAACGCCTCCGCACGATGCTCTGACGCGGTCGACGGCGAGCGGTGGACCTCTGCGACCCAGACCGAAGGGATTCTTGGGCCGATGCGGTCCAACGGTCACGAGCGAAGCGGCGACGCGCCCGTCAGACGAGCATGCCGCGCTGGGCGGCGATGGCGACGGCTTCGGTGCGGCCGTTCGCGCCGAGCTTGGCGAGGATGTTGCTGACGTGCACGCTCGCGGTCTTCTCGCTGATGTAGAGCTCGGCACCGATCTGGCGATTGGTCCGGCCCTGCGCCAGCAGCCGCAGCACCTCGGCCTCGCGCGGCGTCATGACGGCGGAGA
The DNA window shown above is from Blastococcus colisei and carries:
- a CDS encoding DEAD/DEAH box helicase, whose product is MSPQTNSRPLRAWQQAALAQYEEQSPKDFLVTATPGAGKTTFALTLAARLLARREVARVVVVCPTDHLRMQWADAADAMGIILDPGLTNAVGPVRAGTQGYVTTYAQVAGKPMLHAARATAVKSLVILDEVHHAGDGLSWGEAVEEAYSFAARRLCLTGTPFRTKPDERIPFVRYEEDTFEGDDGERGVGLVSRADYTYGYKEALADSVVRPVVFAAYTGTSRWRNSAGEVVAASLSDAGTKSVEMQAWRTALDPKGQWVPHVIAAMDDRITHLREDGGMPDAAGLILASDQDDARAYAKIVRRVTGKAAELILSDDPKASKKIERFATGSARIAVCVRMISEGVDVPRAAVLAWMTSYRTPLFFAQAVGRVVRSRAVHESATVFLPAVRPLLSLAASMEEERNHVMPPPKTVQGDELDLEPLPPKEKDEEGLKQWEALEADARFAHILHSGTAHTGEGSGPTVVVDAEDEEFLGIPGLLTPAQTAELLSKRDDELRLRIAASHRTDGDDVMLVEDHPDEDDAGRSWRDAAELRREINRLVNRVAARTSQPQAVVHTQLRQSVPGPPSASASVDVLRARRERLRTML